In Microtus ochrogaster isolate Prairie Vole_2 unplaced genomic scaffold, MicOch1.0 UNK85, whole genome shotgun sequence, a single genomic region encodes these proteins:
- the Lage3 gene encoding EKC/KEOPS complex subunit LAGE3, which translates to MQGAQRGLGHTAHGADSLTSCCCPGDAGTVAVIPSGAHPVARAPEVSGSSKSTMPLTQRPGIRHHRFALTVPFPTSLEAEIACGSLAPDAEPHQGLLGKELKVSGCVLEVHWISEDSRLLRISIMNFLDQLSLVVNTIQRFGPPVSR; encoded by the exons ATGCAGGGAGCACAAAGAGGGTTAGGCCACACTGCACATGGCGCGGATTCACTGACTAGCTGCTGCTGTCCTGGCGATGCAGGCACAGTGGCAGTTATTCCCAGTGGAGCTCACCCTGTTGCACGAGCACCGGAAGTCTCCGGTTCGAGCAAAAGCACCATGCCTTTAACCCAAAGGCCGGGGATCCGACATCACAGATT TGCTCTTACAGTGCCTTTCCCGACCTCTTTGGAGGCAGAAATCGCCTGTGGGTCCCTAGCTCCTGATGCCGAACCGCACCAAGGACTGTTGGGGAAGGAGCTTAAAGTGAGCGGCTGCGTGCTGGAAGT ACACTGGATCTCGGAAGACTCTCGCCTCCTCCGAATTTCCATCATGAACTTTCTTGACCAGCTTTCCCTAGTGGTGAACACCATACAGCGCTTTGGGCCCCCAGTTTCTCGTTAA